The genomic interval CGTCTTGGTGTCGGTGCGGAAGGTGAGGTCCACCTTGTCGCCCCGCACCGCCGTCACCAGGCCGATGCCAAACGTCGGATGCTGGATGACCTGGTCCACCTGATACGTGTCCTTCGGGCTGTAGCGGGGGGCGTTGGCGATGTCCTTGCCCGCCAGCTGCTCCTCGAAGGAGATGATGATCTTCTCGGCCCTGGCCGAGGAGGCGGAGGAGCCGCCGCTGGAGGACGCCCGGCTCGCGCGCGGGGTGCTGCTGCTGGACGTGGGACGGTCCGTCGTGCCGGGAGCCCCGCGGTAGGCGTGGTCCCCGTTGCAGGTGTTGCAGCGCACCCGTGCGATCTTCGTCCCCACCATCGCCAGGATGGTGTGCGCGAGGGTGAGCTTGCAGCGGGTGCAGTACGCATCCACCTCGCCGCCGACCTTTTGAGTTGCCATGTTCGTCTGTGTTCTCGGCCCCGCGCGCCTCGCGGACGCAGGGCATGGAAGGAAAGGGGCGCGGAACATAAACGCATCGCTTCGAAGTGAGGTAGTCCCTTCGACGCACGCCCTCCTGCTGGAGCCGGGCTCGGGCCAGGGAGGGAACACTTCGCTTGTGCCCCCCGTCCTGGCACGTAAGAGTAGGCGCCTGAACGCATGACCACGCAGACCCCCAGCAAGCCGGCCCAGGAGCCAGGGCTTTTCGTCCAGACGGTGGCCGGCTTCGGCAAGGGCCTCATCGACGTCGTCTCCAGCATTGGTGGCGTCGTGACGCTGGCCGTGGATGTGGCCCGTTGGAGCGTCCGCCGCCCCTTCCGGCTGCACAACCTGTTCACCCAGTTGGACTTCGTGGGGGTGGGGTCCATCTTCATCGTCGGGCTGACGGGCCTGTTCACCGGCATGGTGTTCGCCCTGCAAACCTCGACGGCGTTCCAGCTCTTCGACGCGGAGAGTCTGGTGGGGCCCACGGTGGCGCTGACGCTCACCCGGGAGCTGGCGGCCGTGTTCTCCGCGCTGATGGTCACCATGCGCGCCGGCTCCGCCATGTGCACGGAGCTGGGCACCATGCGCGTCACGGAGCAGGTGGATGCGCTGGAGACCATGGCCGTCAACCCGGTGCAGTACCTGCTGGTGCCCCGGGTGCTCGCCGGCCTGTTCATGGTCCCCATGCTCACCGTCCTGTTCAGCACGGCGGGCATGGCGGGGGCCTACTTCGTCGCCGTCGGTGGGCTGGGCATCTCTCCTGGCACCTTCCTGACGCGCACCCAGCAGTGGCTGGAGCCCGCGGACATCTACGAGGGTGTCACCAAGGGCGCCATCTTCGGTGTCTCCGTGGCGCTCATCTGTTGCTACAAGGGTTTCAACGCCTCCGGCGGCGCCAAGGGCGTGGGCCAGGCGACGACCGAGGCGATGGTGGCCAGCGCGCTGTCCATCTTCATCCTCGATTTCATCTTCGGCATCGCGATGCACTGATGGCTGCCCAGGGTTCATCCGATTCGGCGGCAGGCGCGTCCACGAAGCCGATGATTGAAATCGTGGACCTGCACAAGACCTTCGGTGAGAACAAGGTCCTCACGGGCATCAACCTCACCGTGCCCGCGGGCAGCACGTGTGTCATCCTGGGCGGCTCCGGCTCCGGGAAGACGGTGTTGATGAAGCACATGATTGGACTGCTCCGCCCGGACAGCGGCCAGGTCATCATCGACGGCGAGGACATCGTCCCCCTCGGCGTCGAGGGCCTCCAGCGCGTGCGCAACAAGTTCGGCATGGTGTTCCAGGCCGCGGCGCTCTTCGACTCGATGACGGTGTTCGAGAACGTGGCCTTCCCGCTGCGCGAGCACACCCGGCTCTCCGAGGACGAACTGCACGACAAGGTCCGCGCCAAGCTGGACCTGATGGGGCTCAAGCGGGAGGTGGAGTCCAAGTTCCCGTCGGACCTGTCCGGCGGCATGCGCAAGCGGGTGGGGCTGGCGCGCGCCGTGGTGCTGGACCCCAAGATCGTCCTCTATGACGAACCCACGACGGGGCTGGACCCCATCACCACGGACTACGTCGACGAGATGATCCTCGCGGCCCAGAAGGGGCTGGGCGTCACCAGCGTGGTCATCAGCCACGACATCTCCTCCGCCTTCAACGTGGCGGATCAGATTGCGTTCTTGTCGAAGGGCGTCATCGTGGCCAATGGCCCTCCCGCGCAGCTGCGCGAGTCCGAGCACCCCGCGGTGAAGGTGTTCCTGGAGACGTGGTTCGGAAAGAATTGAGGGGCGTGTCCCGGAACGGGTCCGCTTTCAGGAAAATGTGGCACTCCGGATGCAAAACGCTAGAGTCGCGCCCGGCCGGTAGCCCTCGGAGTCACACCAGGTGAAGAAGCTCGTTACGCCCTTCCGTGTTGGCCTGTTGGTCATCGCCGCGGGGGCCTTTTTCGTCGCCTTCGTGTTGTTCGCGCGCGAGGGCGGCCTGAGCGCCAGTGACTCCACACGTGTCTGGGCGTACTTCCGGGATGCGTCCGGCCTCGCCGTGCGCGGCCGCGTGCAGATCGCCGGCATCCGGGTGGGAGAAATCGATGAAATCTCCCTGGAGGGCACACGCGCCCGCGTCATCCTGAAGATTCGCAAGG from Myxococcus stipitatus carries:
- a CDS encoding ABC transporter permease, with product MTTQTPSKPAQEPGLFVQTVAGFGKGLIDVVSSIGGVVTLAVDVARWSVRRPFRLHNLFTQLDFVGVGSIFIVGLTGLFTGMVFALQTSTAFQLFDAESLVGPTVALTLTRELAAVFSALMVTMRAGSAMCTELGTMRVTEQVDALETMAVNPVQYLLVPRVLAGLFMVPMLTVLFSTAGMAGAYFVAVGGLGISPGTFLTRTQQWLEPADIYEGVTKGAIFGVSVALICCYKGFNASGGAKGVGQATTEAMVASALSIFILDFIFGIAMH
- a CDS encoding ABC transporter ATP-binding protein, whose amino-acid sequence is MIEIVDLHKTFGENKVLTGINLTVPAGSTCVILGGSGSGKTVLMKHMIGLLRPDSGQVIIDGEDIVPLGVEGLQRVRNKFGMVFQAAALFDSMTVFENVAFPLREHTRLSEDELHDKVRAKLDLMGLKREVESKFPSDLSGGMRKRVGLARAVVLDPKIVLYDEPTTGLDPITTDYVDEMILAAQKGLGVTSVVISHDISSAFNVADQIAFLSKGVIVANGPPAQLRESEHPAVKVFLETWFGKN